From a region of the Candidatus Binataceae bacterium genome:
- a CDS encoding acyl-CoA dehydrogenase family protein — protein sequence MSWDFETEPEYQKELDWVQQFVREEVEPLDYVLGHPYDVRDPKRNALVRPLQAEVKKHKLWACHLGPELGGQGYGQIKLALMNEILGGSRFAPIVFGCQAPDSGNAEILAHYGTPDQKKRFLAPLLNNEIVSAFSMTEPQGGADPKVFTTKAELKGDQWVINGQKWFSSNAHLASFLIVMAVTDPTASPYQRMSMFIVPTDTPGVNILRNLAVGMHEREGSHAFIRYEDVHVPKDHMLGPRGGAFVVAQTRLGGGRIHHAMRTIGQVRRAFDMMCERVLSRTTQGSLLADKQMVQEKIADSWMEIEQFRLLVLRTAWKIDRYKDYLKVRKDIAAVKALMPKVFHDVAARALHLHGSLGATSEMPFVEQVIQSFHMGLADGPTEVHKITVARQVLREYQATTDLFPTQHIPKLREAAIRKYAGRIEREVSMQS from the coding sequence GTGAGCTGGGATTTTGAAACCGAACCGGAATATCAAAAGGAGCTGGATTGGGTCCAACAATTCGTGCGCGAGGAAGTCGAGCCGCTCGACTATGTCCTCGGCCATCCTTATGACGTACGCGACCCCAAGCGCAATGCGCTCGTGCGCCCGCTCCAGGCCGAAGTAAAGAAACACAAACTGTGGGCATGCCACTTGGGCCCCGAACTGGGTGGCCAGGGCTACGGCCAGATCAAGCTGGCCCTGATGAATGAAATTCTCGGCGGCTCGCGCTTCGCGCCGATCGTCTTCGGATGCCAGGCGCCCGATTCCGGCAACGCTGAGATTCTTGCGCACTACGGAACCCCCGATCAGAAGAAACGCTTCCTAGCCCCGCTCCTGAACAATGAAATCGTGTCTGCGTTCTCGATGACCGAGCCGCAGGGCGGAGCGGACCCCAAGGTCTTCACCACCAAGGCGGAACTCAAAGGCGACCAGTGGGTCATCAATGGCCAGAAGTGGTTTTCATCGAATGCCCACCTGGCCTCGTTCCTGATCGTGATGGCGGTGACCGACCCCACGGCCTCGCCGTACCAGCGCATGTCGATGTTCATCGTGCCGACCGACACACCGGGGGTGAATATCCTGCGCAACCTCGCCGTGGGTATGCACGAGCGCGAGGGCAGCCACGCCTTCATCCGCTACGAAGACGTGCATGTCCCGAAGGACCACATGCTCGGACCCCGTGGCGGCGCATTCGTCGTTGCGCAGACCCGACTGGGCGGCGGGCGGATTCATCATGCGATGCGGACCATCGGGCAGGTGCGGCGCGCGTTCGACATGATGTGTGAGCGGGTGCTGTCGCGCACCACTCAGGGTTCGCTGCTGGCGGACAAACAGATGGTACAGGAGAAGATCGCCGACTCGTGGATGGAGATCGAGCAGTTTCGACTGCTGGTATTGCGCACCGCGTGGAAGATCGATCGCTATAAGGACTACCTGAAGGTGCGCAAAGATATCGCGGCGGTCAAGGCACTGATGCCGAAGGTATTCCACGACGTGGCGGCGCGCGCGCTTCACCTGCATGGATCACTGGGCGCGACCAGCGAAATGCCGTTCGTGGAACAGGTGATCCAGAGTTTTCACATGGGCTTGGCCGATGGCCCAACCGAGGTTCACAAAATCACGGTTGCCCGGCAGGTGCTGCGCGAGTATCAGGCCACGACCGATCTTTTTCCGACCCAGCACATCCCCAAGCTGCGCGAGGCGGCGATCCGCAAGTACGCGGGTCGCATCGAGCGCGAGGTGTCGATGCAATCATGA
- a CDS encoding SDR family oxidoreductase, with the protein MTAPIQYDYSGQVVCITGGSRGLGHAMALGFAAAGANLAIASRKIESCEATVKEIRALGRDGSAHAIHVGKWDDCNRLYDEVYAKWGRCDVLINNAGLSPLYSSLVEHTEDLFDKVIAVNLKGPFRLAALFGSKMKAGAGGAIINVSSVSSIRPSATTAPYSAAKAGLNAITAAFANEYGPKVRVNCIMAGPFHTDISKGWSRTEEFTQRAARNYASGRAGEPEEIVGAALYLGSPAASFTTGAVLTVDGGQANPRVA; encoded by the coding sequence ATGACGGCGCCCATCCAGTACGACTATTCCGGCCAGGTGGTGTGTATTACCGGCGGGAGCCGCGGCCTTGGTCACGCCATGGCGCTGGGCTTCGCGGCAGCCGGAGCGAATCTCGCGATTGCGAGCCGCAAGATCGAATCGTGCGAAGCGACGGTCAAAGAAATCCGTGCGCTGGGCCGCGACGGTTCGGCGCACGCAATTCACGTTGGCAAGTGGGACGATTGCAACCGGCTTTACGATGAAGTCTACGCGAAGTGGGGCCGCTGCGATGTGCTGATCAATAACGCCGGCCTGTCGCCATTGTACTCCTCGTTGGTCGAGCACACCGAGGACCTCTTCGACAAGGTGATCGCGGTCAATCTGAAGGGACCGTTTCGGCTGGCGGCGCTGTTTGGGTCGAAGATGAAGGCCGGCGCCGGCGGCGCGATTATCAATGTCTCGTCGGTCTCTTCGATTCGACCCTCTGCGACCACGGCGCCATACTCGGCGGCCAAGGCGGGGCTGAACGCGATTACGGCTGCCTTTGCGAATGAGTACGGGCCGAAGGTCCGCGTCAACTGCATCATGGCGGGCCCGTTTCATACCGATATCAGCAAGGGGTGGTCGCGCACCGAAGAGTTCACCCAACGGGCCGCGAGGAATTACGCAAGCGGACGGGCTGGCGAGCCGGAGGAAATCGTGGGCGCGGCCCTGTACCTTGGCAGTCCAGCAGCCAGCTTCACAACCGGAGCGGTGCTGACCGTCGACGGCGGGCAAGCGAATCCCAGAGTGGCGTAG
- a CDS encoding enoyl-CoA hydratase/isomerase family protein — translation MNYETIILEPKDGIGYLTLNRPERANTISLQLMIDVVNAMEEIDKDPEYRVVILTGAGGKHFCGGADLRDFAERARQRGASGGQPGAGGGDFVSPRRDLFTALEESRVPVIAAINGAAMGGGCEIALACDIRILADTATIGLPEIRFGALPAGGGTQRLPRLVGAGIAKEMIFSGLPWTPEQAYRVGLVNRVVPAADLMKSCEEIARVYIERAAYALKTAKALINRGLDLTLKDGLALERKMIAEMATPEERRKAQDAAAATQKTYARIFSKT, via the coding sequence ATGAACTACGAAACCATCATTCTCGAACCCAAGGACGGCATCGGATACCTGACCCTCAACCGTCCCGAACGCGCTAACACGATCAGCCTTCAGCTCATGATCGATGTGGTTAACGCGATGGAAGAGATCGACAAGGACCCCGAGTATCGGGTCGTGATCCTCACCGGCGCCGGTGGCAAGCATTTCTGCGGCGGCGCAGACCTGCGCGATTTTGCGGAACGCGCCCGCCAGCGCGGCGCGAGTGGCGGGCAGCCGGGTGCAGGCGGGGGAGACTTCGTCTCGCCGCGCCGCGACCTGTTCACGGCGCTCGAGGAATCGCGTGTTCCAGTCATCGCCGCGATCAACGGTGCCGCGATGGGGGGAGGATGCGAGATCGCGCTGGCCTGCGATATCCGCATCCTCGCCGACACTGCGACCATAGGTCTTCCCGAAATTCGTTTCGGCGCATTGCCCGCTGGTGGCGGCACCCAGCGTCTGCCCCGCCTGGTCGGTGCGGGAATCGCCAAGGAGATGATTTTCAGCGGTCTTCCATGGACGCCGGAGCAGGCGTATCGCGTTGGGTTGGTGAATCGCGTCGTGCCGGCCGCGGACCTGATGAAGTCGTGCGAGGAAATCGCCCGCGTCTACATCGAGCGCGCCGCCTACGCGCTCAAGACAGCGAAGGCGCTCATCAATAGGGGCCTGGACCTGACCTTGAAGGACGGCCTCGCGCTAGAGCGCAAGATGATTGCCGAGATGGCCACGCCCGAAGAGCGGCGCAAGGCCCAGGATGCCGCGGCGGCCACGCAGAAGACCTACGCCCGCATCTTTAGTAAGACCTAA
- a CDS encoding CoA transferase, with the protein MSSPLTGIHVLDLSWVMVGPASGRALADLGADVIKVESSRRIDPVRTLGPFKDGKTGPERSVSYHNLNAGKRCITLDIRKPQGRELVLRLSEWADVVLESFTPGVLEELQLAYRDLSARNPKIIMASTAILGQTGPDAKGTSGVGTMGAAMSGATYQFGWPDRPPSGPWGPWTDAVTPRFIVASILAALHQRSRTGKGCYLDLAQAECGIQFMMPAYYEFVANGRLPERRGSAGSPLAAPQGLYPCAGKDRWVAIDAVSQDRWTALRSLIGGALGDPRFDTIVGRLRSRDDLDRAIAEWTHTRESDAVEAELQAARIPAHVVSRGLDLARDSDLRHVGHFVKIDDPVIGEVEIEGARAAFDRTPAAPTRRGPRIGEHTHEILREVCGISEQEIARLTADGILQ; encoded by the coding sequence ATGAGCTCGCCACTCACCGGCATCCACGTGCTTGACCTGAGCTGGGTCATGGTCGGTCCCGCCAGCGGACGCGCGCTCGCCGACCTCGGCGCCGATGTGATCAAAGTCGAGAGCTCCAGGCGCATCGACCCGGTTCGCACTCTCGGCCCGTTCAAGGACGGCAAGACGGGCCCCGAGCGTTCGGTGAGCTATCACAATCTCAACGCCGGCAAACGCTGCATCACGCTCGATATCCGCAAGCCGCAGGGACGCGAACTTGTGCTGCGCCTGAGCGAGTGGGCCGATGTGGTGCTGGAGAGTTTCACACCCGGCGTGCTCGAGGAGTTGCAGCTCGCTTATCGAGACCTGAGCGCGCGCAATCCGAAGATCATCATGGCCTCGACTGCCATCCTCGGTCAGACCGGACCCGATGCCAAAGGAACCAGCGGTGTGGGCACAATGGGCGCGGCCATGTCCGGTGCGACCTACCAGTTCGGATGGCCAGATCGGCCGCCCAGCGGTCCCTGGGGGCCCTGGACCGACGCGGTCACTCCGCGCTTCATCGTCGCAAGCATTCTGGCGGCGCTTCATCAGCGATCGCGTACCGGAAAGGGCTGCTATCTGGATCTGGCTCAGGCCGAATGCGGAATTCAGTTCATGATGCCGGCGTACTACGAGTTTGTTGCCAATGGGCGCCTTCCGGAACGCCGTGGCTCGGCAGGATCACCGCTGGCGGCGCCGCAGGGCCTATATCCCTGTGCGGGCAAGGATCGATGGGTTGCGATCGACGCGGTGTCGCAGGACAGATGGACCGCACTGCGCAGTCTGATCGGCGGTGCGCTTGGCGACCCTCGCTTCGACACGATTGTTGGACGGCTCCGTAGTCGCGACGATCTCGATCGCGCCATCGCAGAGTGGACCCATACGCGCGAGAGCGATGCGGTCGAGGCCGAGCTGCAAGCTGCGCGAATCCCCGCGCATGTCGTCAGTCGCGGCCTCGATCTCGCGCGCGACTCCGACCTGCGTCATGTCGGGCATTTCGTGAAGATCGATGATCCGGTCATCGGCGAGGTGGAAATCGAAGGTGCGCGCGCGGCTTTCGATCGCACTCCGGCTGCGCCGACTCGCCGCGGCCCGCGCATCGGCGAACACACCCACGAAATCCTCCGCGAGGTCTGCGGCATCTCCGAGCAGGAAATCGCGCGCTTGACGGCAGACGGAATTCTCCAATGA
- a CDS encoding SDR family oxidoreductase, with product MSTNILDLKGHIGLVTGAGQGVGRAVALHFANNGAGGVVVNDFVLARAEAVVVEVERAGCAALAVQSDVTDFASVGAMFDQARSKFGSVDLLVNNAGNAGADPRAVSRKPFWEQEPKDWQAFLGTNLFGVLNCVRHAVPGMIQKNYGKLVTVISDAGRVGEPNLEIYSGAKAGAAGFMRAMAKALGRFSITSNCVALGATRTPAIAAATSNEEFAKRMLRSYTIRRFGEPEDAANMILFLASDASSWMTGQTVPVNGGYSFAM from the coding sequence ATGAGCACCAACATTCTCGACCTCAAAGGTCACATCGGACTGGTCACCGGCGCGGGACAAGGCGTCGGTCGCGCGGTCGCGCTGCACTTCGCCAATAACGGCGCGGGCGGGGTCGTGGTCAACGATTTCGTGCTGGCCCGCGCCGAGGCGGTCGTTGTCGAAGTCGAGCGCGCCGGATGCGCCGCGCTGGCGGTGCAATCCGATGTCACCGACTTCGCATCCGTGGGCGCGATGTTCGACCAGGCGCGCAGCAAATTCGGAAGCGTTGACCTCCTGGTCAACAACGCCGGCAACGCCGGCGCCGATCCACGCGCCGTCTCGCGCAAGCCGTTCTGGGAGCAGGAGCCCAAGGACTGGCAAGCTTTCTTGGGCACCAACCTGTTCGGGGTGCTGAACTGCGTGCGGCACGCGGTGCCAGGAATGATCCAGAAGAATTACGGCAAGCTCGTCACGGTGATTTCTGACGCGGGCCGGGTGGGTGAGCCGAATCTCGAAATCTACTCTGGGGCGAAGGCGGGAGCAGCGGGCTTCATGCGCGCGATGGCCAAGGCGCTGGGGCGCTTCTCGATTACCTCGAACTGCGTGGCCCTGGGCGCGACCCGCACGCCTGCGATCGCCGCGGCGACCTCCAATGAAGAATTCGCCAAGCGAATGCTCAGGTCGTACACGATTCGCCGCTTCGGTGAACCCGAGGATGCCGCGAACATGATCCTGTTCCTGGCGTCGGACGCATCGAGCTGGATGACGGGACAGACGGTGCCGGTCAACGGCGGCTACTCTTTCGCCATGTAG